Proteins found in one Zonotrichia leucophrys gambelii isolate GWCS_2022_RI chromosome 28, RI_Zleu_2.0, whole genome shotgun sequence genomic segment:
- the NDUFS7 gene encoding NADH dehydrogenase [ubiquinone] iron-sulfur protein 7, mitochondrial encodes MAALGRLRLPAHGVLGWRPGSVSPVLAQQLHQTPAADRADSSVQVQKSSAVVPRKSYVPSSRGEYVIAKLDDLVNWARRSSLWPMTFGLACCAVEMMHMAAPRYDMDRFGVVFRASPRQADVMIVAGTLTNKMAPALRKVYDQMPEPRYVVSMGSCANGGGYYHYSYSVVRGCDRIVPVDIYVPGCPPTAEALLYGILQLQRKIKREKRMQIWYRK; translated from the exons ATGGCGGCGCTGGGCC GTCTCCGGCTCCCCGCGCACGGAGTGCTGGGCTGGCG GCCCGGCTCTGTGAGTCCCGTGCTcgcccagcagctccatcagacGCCGGCGGCCGATCGCGCTGACAG CTCTGTCCAGGTCCAGAAGAGCTCTGCTGTTGTCCCGAGGAAATCCTATGTCCCCAGCAGCCGTGGCGAGTATGTCATTGCCAAGCTCGATGACCTGGTCAACTGGGCACGGCGG agctccctgtgGCCCATGACCTTCGGGCTGGCGTGCTGTGCCGTGGAGATGATGCACATGGCCGCCCCTCGCTACGACATGGATCGCTTCGGGGTCGTGTTCCGGGCCAGCCCCCGCCAGGCCGACGTCATGATCGTGGCAGGGACCCTCACCAACAAAATGGCCCCGGCCCTGCGCAAG gtCTATGACCAGATGCCAGAGCCTCGCTACGTGGTGTCCATGGGGAG ctgtgccaacGGTGGGGGCTACTACCACTACTCCTACTCGGTGGTGAGGGGCTGCGACCGCATCGTGCCCGTGGACATTTACGTGCCAG gtTGCCCTCCCACAGCTGAGGCTCTGCTCTACGGgatcctgcagctgcagaggaaaatcaAGAGGGAGAAGAGGATGCAGATCTGGTACAGGAAATAG
- the PWWP3A gene encoding PWWP domain-containing DNA repair factor 3A, with protein sequence MTDQEFVLCKWKRRLWPAKVLCKPGVAGSSPVATTKRMGFKAEILGLEKQVSVSSANVVPLTEERIKAIASTLEQKKTMSEAVEELQYRCSLKIALDILHETDSSTQMPLAEGPNPEFSRQKSAPPTPSQSFSLRSRSKKSEPEAAKRERKAQNNSGMKDDPKARSQGGSVAPGRSGKAPGGGTNPARCGARDSSVAPAPDGHNCEKPEPKSSPRQRKMQPKMENGVSCKAEAGRNQQGRKRRWRDDSTQVAPEEGSPSVPSKSGTMEPSRKKGARPGRAFLDSCSETASDELEKSISSESESLAKQLDGRREAEGGKHPDGAERKCRNHPGSTPGPSGAFPQPQEQENQDPSHLPGNKAPDAEEDEGLEASGMSSRRVSSESLPPLSPLADEEEENLPSVLSYREPKFFMEGMLVWCKLRRYPYWPAVVKAVKRKHRRACVLFIDGTTNEKKKGFSVSLKSLKHFDCEEKQELIEQAKENYCREIEWCLQLIQDYRIRVGCRSFTGSFLEYFAADISYPVRKEGYQSVVQMAFPNTGEEGSGESSSDTSPQKPPRRLLPDRTRAARDRENKKLVEFIVKSKGAEEHLLGILKSGKQSRWLKKFLNSGRYITCVETYLEDEEQLDLVVGYLKEVYREMDTKNLRQILGDGIRFISDVLLPEAIICAIAAVDDIDYEKAEEKYIKGPPVSKREKELFDEQILGSKKLKTEPEPAES encoded by the exons ATGACTGACCAAGAGTTCGTTCTCTGCAAGTGGAAGAGGCGTTTGTGGCCAGCCAAG GTTTTGTGCAAACCTGGAgttgctgggagcagccctgttGCCACCACAAAAAGGATGGGATTTAAAGCTGAAATCCTTGGCTTGGAGAAGCA GGTCAGTGTGAGCTCTGCAAACGTGGTTCCCCTGACAGAGGAGAGGATCAAGGCCATCGCCTCCACCCTGG AGCAAAAGAAAACCATGAGTGAGGCCGTGGAGGAGCTGCAATATCGCTGTTCCCTTAAAATTGCCCTGGATATTCTCCATGAGACCGACTCCAGCACTCAGATGCCACTTGCAGAAGGACCAAATCCTGAATTTTCCCGGCAGAAATCTGCCCCACCCACCCCCTCCCAAAGCTTCTCGTTGCGCTCTCGCTCCAAAAAATCAGAACCTGAGGCTGccaagagggaaaggaaagctCAAAATAACTCTGGGATGAAGGATGATCCCAAAGCACGCAGCCAGGGAGGTTCTGTGGCTCCAGGGAGGAGTGGGAAagctcctggaggtggcacAAACCCTGCCAGGTGTGGTGCCAGGGACTCGAGTGTGGCACCAGCCCCTGATGGTCACAACTGCGAAAAACCAGAACCAAAATCATCACCcagacagagaaaaatgcagCCCAAAATGGAGAATGGAGTCTCCTGTAAGGCAGAGGCTGGAAGAAAtcagcaaggaaggaaaagaagatggAGGGATGATTCCACCCAGGTGGCTCCTGAGGAGGGgtctccctctgtcccctctaAATCTGGCACTATGGAACCTTCCAGAAAGAAAGGAGCTCGGCCTGGGAGAGCATTCCTGGATTCCTGCAGTGAAACTGCCTCGGATGAGTTGGAGAAAAGCATCAGCAGTGAGAGTGAGAGCCTGGCAAAGCAGCTGGATGggaggagagaggcagagggTGGAAAACACCCGGATGGGGCAGAGAGGAAATGCAGGAACCACCCTGGATCCACACCTGGGCCTTCTGGTGCCTTCCCTCAGCCTCAGGAGCAGGAAAACCAGGATCCCTCACACCTGCCTGGGAATAAAGCCCCTGACGCCGAGGAAGATGAAG GGCTGGAAGCCTCTGGGATGTCTTCCAGGAGAGTTTCCTCAGAGAGCCTTCCTCCACTCTCACCTCTGGCcgatgaagaggaggaaaatttgCCCAGTGTTCTGTCCTATCGAG AACCCAAATTCTTCATGGAAGGGATGTTGGTGTGGTGCAAGCTGCGGCGCTATCCCTACTGGCCAGCCGTG gtgaaagcagtGAAGAGGAAGCACCGGAGGGCCTGTGTGCTCTTCATAGATGGCACCACAAACGAGAAGAAAAAAGG tttCTCAGTGTCTCTGAAGAGCCTGAAGCACTTTGACTGtgaggagaagcaggagctCATT GAACAAGCCAAGGAGAATTACTGCAGGGAAATCGAGTGGTGCCTCCAGCTGATCCAGGACTATCGGATCCGAGTGG gcTGTCGTTCTTTCACTGGGTCCTTCCTGGAGTATTTTGCTGCTGATATCA GCTACCCAGTGAGGAAAGAGGGCTACCAGAGTGTGGTGCAGATGGCATTCCCAAACACAGGggaggaagggtctggagagtcTTCCTCAGACACCTCCCCCCAGAAACCCCCCAGGAGACTCCTCCCTGACAGgaccagagctgccagggacagggagaacAAGAAGCTGGTGGAGTTCATAGTGAAGAGCAAAGGGGCTGAAGAGCATCTGCTGGGCATCTTGAAAAGTGGGAAACAATCGCGCTGGCTGAAGAAATTCCTGAATTCCGGCCGCTACATTACCTGTGTGGAGACTTAcctggaggatgaggagcagctggaccTGGTGGTTGGGTACCTGAAGGAGGTCTACAGGGAGATGGACACCAAGAACCTGCGCCAGATCCTGGGGGATGGCATCAGATTCATCTCAGATGTGCTTTTACCTGAG GCCATCATCTGTGCCATTGCTGCTGTGGATGACATTGATTATGAGAAGGCAGAAGAGAAATACATTAAAGGACCACCTGTGAGCAAAAG agaGAAAGAATTGTTTGATGAACAAATCCTGGGAAGCAAAAAGCTCAAGACTGAGCCAGAACCTGCTGAGAGCTGA